A genomic window from Fusarium falciforme chromosome 2, complete sequence includes:
- a CDS encoding ACPS domain-containing protein, translating into MKPLRAFPFPLNIGTDICQISRIYRILSGPRASRFVSRILSPEELAKKDARLDILKRVPTKSGALEVGQRSENKSLVGDDQSHESIAARDPELWKCAAFVAGRFAAKEAAIKAHPYRRLTFHDVMIERRQVEGDRLGSGPPVARIRSGEGQAEDASALLSISHDGDYATAVCLGHEPSNGDIEGQ; encoded by the exons ATGAAGCCCCTGAGGGCATTTCCCTTTCCTTTGAATATTGGGACCGACATTTGCCAAATCTCGCGCATCTACCGAATCCTCTCAGGTCCTCGTGCTTCACGCTTCGTGAGCAGGATCCTGTCTCCTGAGGAGCTAGCAAAGAAGGATGCTCGCCTCGACATTCTGAAACGGGTGCCGACAAAGAGTGGTGCATTGGAGGTAGGCCAGAGGAGTGAAAACAAGTCATTGGTCGGCGATGATCAAAGCCATGAGAGTATTGCCGCCAGAGACCCTGAACTATGGAAGTGTGCTGCCTTTGTTGCAGGGAG GTTCGCGGCAAAGGAGGCTGCCATCAAAGCACATCCATATCGACGCCTAACGTTTCACGACGTGATGATTGAGAGGCGCCAGGTGGAGGGAGATAGGTTGGGGAGCGGGCCACCAGTGGCGCGCATACGGAGCGGCGAAGGGCAGGCAGAGGATGCAAGCGCTCTATTGTCAatcagccatgatggagactATGCGACGGCTGTGTGTTTGGGTCATGAGCCAAGTAATGGAGACATCGAGGGCCAATAA
- a CDS encoding Clr5 domain-containing protein: MAGVGPSNSRWIDPAHKRSHRITDESWERFKPILCTLYKSYTLNIVMEFMKKRFNFHASKRQYGYRLDKWGVKKYNSGEKKNSMGALEQMEFENVRPFVTSPRQNLPSTMASTSAIVDDTNHDDYMPTQPSPHHRIRYPWGPGDGEATRKLAADFCAAMSDDENAFQLYSGLYSSLSTPNQPHSATQMFLAISCARVADKPENTHQAWELLSGLLSRQQAYDDEPHFVMSMLTAYLEDRLEQADNTTAKRRTCATVEQFVDENGSLRNLPHNYSSIDLVADYFLCYGLDQYERALCEEERAPNFSAEHLLNDFIRRQPFVDMVRRNASQPLRLCVAWCSKQLHINHPVPLQDPSVQPNPAMCHWWDNTRIFCTLWGVLLGLVRPGCAPDWYNQCESAYGISASELLVTVSWMIGAETTPRDYAMSDENLLKNAAERAQNLLKLKESELLIEFIDKFEWMNELVDLVDEEKSFEPFLQSQLRQYLSETLRIQLPYPAHSQSQSQSQESAAPDMDHFDVFAFGGDLGFVNVNVDYSAPMPSPSAYGFVAVPER, translated from the exons ATGGCAGGCGTGGGACCCTCAAACTCGAGATGGATTGATCCGGCACACAAACGTTCACATCGTATCACTGACGAGAGTTGGGAGAGGTTCAAGCCTATACTATGCACTCTCTACAAATCCTACACTCTCAACATTGTCATGGAGTTCATGAAGAAGCGTTTTAACTTCCACGCGAG CAAGCGCCAGTATGGATATCGTCTTGACAAATGGGGGGTCAAGAAGTACAACTCTGGCGAAAAGAAGAATTCTATGGGCGCACTCGAGCAGATGGAATTCGAAAATGTTCGACCATTTGTCACAAGTCCCCGACAGAACCTGCCCAGCACCATGGCCTCGACGAGTGCTATCGTCGACGATACGAACCACGATGACTACATGCCTACGCAACCAAGCCCTCACCATCGTATACGCTACCCTTGGGGGCCTGGGGATGGTGAGGCGACAAGAAAGCTTGCTGCTGACTTCTGCGCTGCCATGTCTGACGATGAGAACGCTTTCCAACTGTATTCAGGCCTCTACAGCTCCCTATCCACGCCCAACCAGCCTCACTCTGCAACCCAGATGTTCCTTGCCATCTCGTGTGCTCGGGTCGCTGATAAACCAGAGAATACCCACCAAGCATGGGAACTGCTCTCTGGCCTCTTGTCTCGGCAACAAGCCTACGACGATGAGCCTCACTTCGTCATGTCGATGCTCACAGCATACTTGGAAGACCGCCTCGAACAGGCTGATAATACGACAGCAAAGCGCCGCACCTGCGCCACCGTTGAGCAATTTGTCGACGAAAACGGATCACTGAGGAATCTTCCTCACAACTATTCCTCTATTGACCTGGTGGCCGACTACTTCCTTTGCTATGGCCTCGACCAGTATGAGCGCGCTCTGTGCGAGGAAGAGAGGGCTCCGAACTTCTCAGCAGAGCACCTCCTCAACGATTTCATCAGGAGACAACCCTTTGTCGACATGGTCCGACGAAACGCCTCGCAGCCCCTACGTCTCTGTGTGGCATGGTGTAGTAAACAGCTTCACATCAACCACCCGGTTCCCCTGCAGGATCCGTCGGTCCAGCCCAACCCTGCCATGTGCCACTGGTGGGATAACACCAGGATTTTCTGCACTCTCTGGGGCGTTCTGCTGGGCCTGGTTAGACCTGGCTGCGCCCCTGATTGGTATAATCAGTGCGAGTCTGCCTATGGCATCTCTGCCTCTGAGCTCCTTGTCACTGTGTCCTGGATGATTGGCGCCGAGACCACCCCTCGCGATTATGCCATGTCTGACGAAAACCTCCTCAAGAACGCTGCTGAGCGTGCCCAGAACCTTTTGAAACTAAAAGAGAGTGAGCTCTTGATCGAGTTCATTGACAAGTTTGAATGGATGAACGAGCTCGTTGACCTGGTTGACGAAGAAAAGTCGTTCGAGCCCTTTCTCCAATCACAGCTGCGCCAGTACCTATCTGAGACTCTCAGGATCCAGCTCCCCTATCCGGCTcacagccagagccagagccagagccaggagAGCGCTGCCCCGGACATGGACCACTTTGATGTGTTTGCGTTTGGTGGTGACTTGGGGTTTGTCAATGTCAATGTGGACTATTCTGCCCCAATGCCGTCGCCGAGTGCGTACGGGTTCGTGGCAGTTCCTGAGAGGTAA